Genomic segment of Candidatus Hydrogenedentota bacterium:
GCAGTGACCGTATCGCCAAATATAACCAACTGCTGCGTATTGAAGAACATTTGGGTGCTAAAGCCGCCTATCCGGGATTGGCTGCATTGCCCAATCAAAAATAAAAAGGCGCCTCTGTGCTGCAACTATGAATAAAGAACGCTTACTATGGTGTTTAGGGGTTGTGCTGGTGCTGGCCGTCGGTTTCGGCTATGGCTACCAGCGCAACCTTCGCCAACGATATATTGAATATCAAAGTAAAAAAGACGACTTGAAAACGATGCAGCAAGAAGTCGACTCGTTGCGGCAAAAGGTGGAGGAGACGCGCGCCGGTATTGCCACGTTGGAAAATAACCCTGTTGAAACAGAGGCGAGAGCGCGAAAGGACGCCGGCATGACGCGGCCCGGTGAGATCGTTTTTAAAATAGAACGTTCATCAACGGGTGAAGTGACCGGCGTCGAAGCAGACGGTGGCGGTGACGGCGAGAAGCTGCCCGCTGAGGACTGAAACGCTCGGATGCACGTAACGATGCAGCGCGAATAAGACAGCGCTATGACTCGGCTTTAAGTTATGTTACCATAGGGGGTTGTAACTGTAGTTTTGACGCTTATCTGAAAACAACGGCTTCGATACGGTGCCTATGTCAGACAAAAGAAAAACAAATCTACGGATTATCTGTATCTGTGGACAGAGAATGAAGATTACTCCCACCATGTACGGGAAACCGGCTAAATGTGTGGCGTGTCGTCAGAAATTTTTTCTGCCTGAGGAACAAGAGTTTCCTCCGTGCATCTCGGTCGTTTATCTCCAAGAGCATCCGGAATTATTGCGCAAGACGGGTGTTTTCAATCGAGATGTGGCGGTCTGCTCCGACCACAGCGTTTTGGATGAAGCCAGAGATGATTCCGATGCCAACTTCGCCGGAGCGGACGATGACCCGGATCTCCTCGACGCAAGCAGTGATTCCGATGCCCTTTTAGGCAATAAAGGGGCAGACGAAGAAATCACGCCGCCCTTCCACAACTCCTCCAACCCCTCAAGCGCGCAAGCAAAGGACCAATCTCTCATAGAGGAGCGCCAGCCTGTCGTAAAAGCAGCACTTCCTTTCGAACGCAACGATATGCTGCGGCGTTTGTGTACCTATCAGCATCTCCTTGATAATCTAGAACACCGCGCCTTATTAGAGGAAGATGACGGGCTGAGTTCATCCGTAGTCAATGCATACAGCCGTGCATTGGACGAGGCACACGAACAATTTCAGCGGCAGCTGCGGACAAAGCAGGAAGAGATCGAAGTTCGATTAATATCCAATGAAAAATCCATTCAAGATAACATCGTTTCATTGCATGTCAAAGAGATCTCGGTGCGGGACTATTTCAACGCCGTCTTTCGCTTGCGGGCGGCGCGGGAAAGACTGGTACATTTTGTTTACCACTTGAAAGCGTGGCAGCATGTGAATGATCCTTTTGTTGCCGGCGGCTTGATGGATTTAGAATTGGACGCCTTCGACAAAGAGGAATTTACCGCGATTCATTTCGAGGAGCCGGATCTCACGAAAGAGACACCTGTGCCGTTGCTCTATATCAAAGACTTATACGATGCGTTGAATACGAGATCGGGCATTGAAGCGCGCATGAAGGAATGGAAGCGCATGCCCGCGGGGCAATCTGACGCCGCTGACGCCGCTCAAGGTACGTACGAAGATTACGCAGCCGCCCATAAACGTGTGGAAGCGTCCATATCTTTTTATCGGAGCAGAATGGAGGTATTTGTATCCGACGTTGCGCAGGATATGAGCAGCCTGCAGAAATACCGTCAAGATCTTCTCGGCAAAACCGGGAACGGCGCCCTTCCCCAACATTTGGATAGGGTGGTTCTTTCCGATCTGGAAACGATGGAGCGCTTTCTACTGCATATGAAGGCGCAGATAAACAAGTCGCTTCACGCCAATTCGACTCTTGACGCTCCCCATGAGGATCTATCCTTAGCAGATGTCTTGGACGCCGGACGGCATCGTATGGGGCAACGCTTTACTGCGAGTTTTTATTTGCTCGGTGTGCTTTTGTTGTTGGGGGGAATGTTAGTTTTTCTACAACAGGAACCCTGTACACTCTATTGTTTGGTTTTGATGTGTCCGATCCTGACGGCATTGTTTCAACTGCCCTTGGTGTTAATCAAAGCCGCGCGCCTGCGGCGCACTGCAGCACTATGGTTTTTTTTCGGGCATCTGCTCGTATTCTTGACCAGTGTGTTTGTCCTGTTCCAAACTACGGCGCTTTTATCAAGCCCTGTTTTCGGTACGTCCATTGATAGTTTGGGCGCGACAACACTGTTGAGTTTTTTTGCCGTTGGCATAGGTCTTAGCCTGATTGTGTTCAGTGACATATCGTTGCGTGTCTTTTCGCGCGCCATACTCGTCTTCGTCTGCGCCCTTTGCATTTCTCTTCTCGTTTATATGGGATACACGGGGATTCGTGCATCAACCTTTAATGGAGGCATGAGATTGGCGCCGGACACACAACAGGAAACGGTTGTATCTGTTGCTGAGGAGAAGCCTCGTTTCCTAGAAGATAAAGAAGATACCGATGATCTTGATGAAGTTCCGGCTCCAAACCTTATAACGCAGCTGCCACCGGAACTGAACGGAGCAGAGACTGAAATAACTGATGTCGCAGAACGCTTAGCGGATAACGCTTCTCTCTACACCTTCAATCTGATTGGTGTTTTTCAAGCGGGGAATTCCTCTGCTGATTTCCGTGTCTCCTTACTCGCTCCCGACGGCAACCAGGATACGTTTAACGTCCAGTTGGGCAGCACGATTCTCGGTGACTGGAAAGCTGTTGAGTATAATCCCGCCTCTAAAAAACTGACCATATCCAATGGGGAACGGATGCTTTTATTGACCGCCGGCGATAAAGTCTTTATCGATGATCAAATGAGCGAAGAACCCACCAACGGTAATACCCGCCAAGAATGAAACATGCCGCGGTAAAGACAATACCAATCGCTTATCCGGAGCGTTATTTGTCCGGTGCCTAAGCGTGGGGAAGCGGCTTTCTTTCCTTCCGTAATTTGTTTGTAACGATTCATTCTACTGTTTATAATGAATTGACTTGTAAAAACACATCATGGGAGTTCTATGTAGAGATGTGAAGTGAGGGTTTGTGTATTGTTAT
This window contains:
- a CDS encoding septum formation initiator family protein encodes the protein MNKERLLWCLGVVLVLAVGFGYGYQRNLRQRYIEYQSKKDDLKTMQQEVDSLRQKVEETRAGIATLENNPVETEARARKDAGMTRPGEIVFKIERSSTGEVTGVEADGGGDGEKLPAED